From one Leptospira stimsonii genomic stretch:
- a CDS encoding helix-turn-helix domain-containing protein, with amino-acid sequence MRVKEDKPRGVLKTEKDTNDLIHARYLPSPSLDFFIEHHWTVEWDLRGKEPRLAETLPHPSIHLVIDKNQSRIQGILEGKFSYLLKDSGKVWGVKFKPGSFFPFYQKPVHTIRNRSIPIDSVFSEDLLSLEKAILSAKNDQERLETMEQMLLRNLPPLDENVLWIQEVIQYILKNPNVHKVDDLANRLRMNKRTLQRQFSRYVGVTPKWVIQRYRLHEAAERLENGQDVDGIQLALDLGYFDQAHFIKDFKTIVGKSPEQYSKLLKLRKEF; translated from the coding sequence ATGAGAGTAAAAGAAGACAAACCGCGGGGCGTTTTAAAAACGGAAAAGGATACGAACGATCTGATTCATGCTCGTTATTTGCCGAGTCCAAGTTTGGATTTTTTTATAGAACATCATTGGACAGTGGAATGGGATCTCCGAGGTAAAGAACCAAGACTCGCTGAAACATTACCTCATCCGAGTATTCATCTTGTTATCGATAAGAATCAATCAAGAATACAAGGAATCCTAGAAGGAAAATTCTCATACCTGTTAAAAGATTCCGGAAAAGTCTGGGGAGTAAAATTCAAACCCGGATCGTTTTTTCCATTCTATCAAAAACCGGTTCATACGATTCGGAATCGTTCTATTCCGATCGATTCCGTCTTCTCAGAGGATTTACTCAGTTTAGAAAAAGCCATTCTTTCCGCAAAGAACGATCAAGAAAGATTGGAAACAATGGAACAAATGCTGTTACGGAATCTTCCTCCCTTAGATGAAAACGTTCTTTGGATCCAAGAAGTCATCCAATACATTCTCAAAAATCCGAACGTGCATAAAGTCGATGATTTAGCAAATCGCCTCCGTATGAACAAGAGAACACTCCAACGCCAGTTTAGTCGCTACGTTGGAGTCACACCCAAATGGGTGATTCAAAGATATCGATTGCATGAGGCCGCGGAAAGATTGGAGAACGGTCAAGACGTAGACGGAATTCAACTCGCTTTGGATCTGGGCTATTTTGATCAGGCGCACTTTATCAAGGATTTCAAAACGATCGTCGGAAAATCACCCGAACAATATTCAAAATTACTAAAGCTTCGAAAAGAATTTTAA
- a CDS encoding DUF819 family protein — protein sequence MNSILSTLSGVFLAFFILFFPWFALRIAKKVKFLGLLGPVSLCYIAGIFLGNVIPSGWFPGSVPQTFAEVTIPLAIPLLLSSTDFRKGFGEARLALFSFFLSALSVAIASGVAGYYFSFLHPESPKIAGMLAGMYTGGTPNLNAVGLAIGTNKETIALVNTIDVVLGGVYLLFLLTIGKKFFSFFLKEEISIESSVDHSESEEQDHSSIPWKNLVYSNGIGLLLAILGFGVSIAFTFLIFSSLYAPSILLGITTWGIGTSFHSKVRQLKTYEFGSYLILVFSVAIGFLANLEELKRDFGPVFLILTTILFGAILLHLIFGILFRIPVDTWMVTSVASIYGPAFVPPITQAIRNKGVLVVGILTGLIGYAIGNYLGIGIYSILASIRG from the coding sequence ATGAACTCAATTCTTTCAACATTAAGCGGGGTTTTTCTCGCTTTCTTCATCCTTTTTTTTCCTTGGTTTGCCCTGCGTATCGCCAAAAAAGTAAAGTTTCTCGGTCTTTTAGGTCCGGTGTCGCTTTGTTATATCGCTGGAATTTTTTTGGGAAACGTGATACCTTCCGGTTGGTTTCCCGGTTCCGTTCCGCAGACGTTCGCGGAAGTAACGATTCCTCTTGCAATTCCACTTTTACTGAGTTCTACCGATTTCAGAAAAGGATTTGGAGAAGCAAGATTGGCGCTCTTTTCCTTTTTTCTATCTGCCCTTTCCGTCGCGATCGCTTCCGGCGTTGCGGGGTATTATTTTTCATTCTTACATCCGGAATCCCCAAAGATCGCCGGAATGCTCGCAGGAATGTACACGGGTGGAACTCCGAATTTGAATGCAGTCGGACTCGCAATCGGAACGAATAAGGAAACGATCGCTTTGGTGAACACGATCGACGTGGTGCTCGGCGGAGTTTATCTTCTCTTCTTACTCACGATCGGAAAAAAATTCTTTTCCTTCTTTCTAAAGGAGGAAATTTCGATCGAATCGTCTGTGGATCATTCTGAATCCGAAGAACAAGATCATTCTTCGATTCCTTGGAAGAATTTAGTCTATTCAAACGGAATCGGACTTCTCTTAGCGATCCTAGGTTTCGGAGTTTCGATCGCGTTTACGTTTTTAATCTTTTCATCTTTATACGCACCTTCGATTCTTTTGGGAATTACTACTTGGGGAATCGGAACTTCCTTCCATTCCAAAGTGAGACAACTCAAAACCTATGAATTCGGTAGTTATTTGATTCTTGTCTTTTCCGTAGCGATCGGTTTTCTTGCGAATCTTGAAGAATTAAAGCGCGACTTCGGTCCCGTATTCTTAATCCTAACAACGATCCTTTTCGGAGCGATTCTTCTTCATTTGATCTTCGGAATTCTTTTTCGAATCCCGGTCGATACTTGGATGGTTACATCCGTTGCCAGCATCTATGGACCGGCTTTTGTTCCACCGATCACACAAGCGATTCGAAACAAAGGCGTTTTAGTTGTCGGAATTCTAACAGGTTTGATCGGCTATGCGATCGGAAATTATTTAGGAATCGGGATCTACTCGATCCTCGCCTCGATACGAGGTTAA
- a CDS encoding GFA family protein, whose amino-acid sequence MSLKKYNGSCHCGRIKFEVDIDLSLGTSKCNCTFCSKVRNWSAMIKPSAFRLLSGKEDLGNYQFGTMSANHKFCKNCGVRICTEGYIEEIGGDFISVSLSTLDDLEPGELVEAPLWYADGRHNNWRSQPAEIRHL is encoded by the coding sequence ATGAGTTTAAAAAAATACAACGGTAGCTGTCACTGCGGAAGAATAAAATTCGAAGTGGATATCGATCTTTCCCTGGGTACTTCCAAGTGTAACTGCACATTTTGCAGTAAAGTAAGAAATTGGAGCGCGATGATAAAACCTTCCGCGTTTCGTCTTCTTTCCGGAAAAGAGGATTTGGGAAATTATCAATTCGGGACAATGAGCGCAAATCATAAATTTTGTAAGAACTGCGGAGTTCGAATCTGTACCGAAGGTTATATCGAAGAAATCGGCGGAGACTTTATCAGTGTGAGTTTATCCACATTGGACGACCTTGAGCCTGGCGAATTAGTGGAAGCGCCGCTCTGGTACGCGGACGGTCGTCACAACAACTGGAGATCGCAACCCGCAGAAATTCGACATCTCTGA
- a CDS encoding MarR family winged helix-turn-helix transcriptional regulator, translated as MKSKKTEDHVDFILKQWAQERPDLDMKAMGTIGRIHRLSSIFFYNVHKEVFESHGLATQDFDVLAALLRSGKPYKKAPGDLLATLMITSGTMTNRIDRLESLGWVQREPDPKDRRGVLICLTSEGKFVITKTLLDHVKSGHELMSSLSEKEHSELSKLLRKLLLNLEQRKI; from the coding sequence ATGAAGTCCAAAAAAACGGAAGACCACGTCGATTTTATTCTAAAACAATGGGCACAAGAAAGACCCGACTTGGATATGAAGGCGATGGGAACAATCGGAAGAATTCATCGGTTGTCTTCCATTTTCTTTTACAACGTTCATAAGGAAGTTTTCGAAAGTCACGGGCTTGCCACTCAGGATTTCGACGTACTGGCCGCGCTTCTCCGAAGCGGTAAACCCTATAAAAAGGCACCTGGAGATCTTCTTGCTACATTAATGATTACTTCGGGAACGATGACAAATCGAATCGATCGATTGGAGTCTTTGGGATGGGTTCAAAGAGAGCCTGATCCGAAGGATCGACGCGGTGTTCTTATCTGCCTTACATCAGAAGGAAAATTCGTAATCACAAAAACACTTTTAGATCACGTAAAAAGCGGTCATGAATTGATGAGCTCACTTTCCGAGAAAGAACATTCGGAACTTTCCAAACTCTTAAGAAAATTGCTTTTGAATTTGGAACAGCGAAAGATCTGA
- a CDS encoding NADH:flavin oxidoreductase/NADH oxidase family protein produces MSTSASPLSQPLRLPNGQVLPNRIAKASMEESLADDLFLPGEQMIQLYKRWGQGGAGLLLTGNAMVDTYALTGPGNVIVRDNGSLDRFKRWAEVGKSGGSKMWMQINHPGRQVFGFISETPVAPSAVKVHIPGRMFAKVFGTPRALTEDEIRKIIERFIQAALIAEKAGFDGVEVHAAHGYLLNQFLSPLTNLREDQWGGSLENRARILLEIVNGIQAQTKKEFSIGVKLNSADFQGGGFKEEDAIRVIEMLNKTNIDLLEISGGNYESPAMQGGESNGTKKREAYFLEFAKKARSIATMPLMSTGGFRSKNVMEDAIKSGALDVIGIAAPFAFEPDSASKLLSGKTNSVDIKIPNLSNPTFNSLSKMSAIRLQLRRMGQGKEPKLPKSLIGNLILDQIRSRRNAKRYKKFLKIFEFQNAFKKPAETKTS; encoded by the coding sequence ATGTCAACATCCGCCTCCCCTCTTTCACAACCTCTTCGTTTGCCGAATGGACAAGTTTTACCGAATCGGATTGCGAAAGCCTCGATGGAAGAAAGTTTAGCCGACGATCTGTTCCTCCCGGGAGAACAGATGATCCAACTTTATAAAAGATGGGGACAAGGGGGCGCTGGGTTACTCCTGACCGGAAATGCTATGGTAGATACTTATGCTCTCACCGGACCGGGGAACGTGATCGTTCGGGACAACGGAAGTTTGGATCGATTCAAACGATGGGCGGAAGTCGGCAAATCGGGAGGTTCAAAAATGTGGATGCAGATCAATCATCCGGGAAGACAAGTTTTCGGTTTTATCTCGGAAACTCCAGTCGCTCCATCCGCCGTAAAAGTTCATATTCCCGGAAGAATGTTCGCGAAGGTTTTTGGAACACCTCGCGCGCTCACTGAAGACGAAATTCGAAAAATCATAGAACGTTTTATTCAAGCGGCGCTGATTGCGGAAAAAGCGGGTTTTGACGGAGTCGAAGTTCACGCGGCACACGGCTATCTTCTCAATCAATTTCTTTCTCCATTGACCAATCTTCGAGAAGATCAGTGGGGAGGATCTTTGGAAAATCGTGCCAGAATTCTACTCGAAATCGTAAACGGAATCCAAGCTCAAACCAAAAAGGAATTTTCAATCGGAGTTAAACTCAATTCCGCGGATTTTCAAGGAGGTGGTTTTAAGGAAGAAGACGCGATTCGAGTCATTGAAATGTTAAATAAAACGAATATAGATCTTCTGGAAATCTCCGGGGGAAACTACGAATCCCCTGCAATGCAAGGAGGAGAATCCAACGGCACGAAAAAAAGAGAAGCTTACTTTTTGGAGTTCGCGAAAAAGGCCAGATCGATCGCTACGATGCCATTGATGTCGACTGGAGGCTTTCGTTCCAAAAACGTAATGGAAGACGCGATCAAAAGTGGTGCGTTAGACGTCATAGGAATCGCCGCCCCCTTTGCGTTCGAACCGGATTCTGCGTCAAAATTACTTTCCGGAAAAACAAATTCCGTCGATATCAAAATTCCGAATCTTTCCAATCCAACTTTCAACTCTCTTTCAAAAATGTCCGCCATTCGTCTTCAACTCCGAAGAATGGGACAAGGTAAAGAACCGAAACTTCCAAAGTCTTTGATAGGAAATTTAATTTTGGACCAAATTCGTTCCAGAAGAAACGCAAAAAGATATAAAAAATTTCTTAAGATTTTCGAATTTCAAAACGCGTTCAAAAAACCCGCTGAGACAAAAACTTCGTAA
- a CDS encoding DUF4846 domain-containing protein translates to MKFISVLFQSGILTGTLWIGGFLFLASCLEAESKWEKISDIETPEGSSRISYPKESFSNFVRNLPLKSEPTLWTYQKENIIRRYDVLAVLNVPLLFRDDLEQCADFAMRIWAEYHKQKNLLNRFYLFDYNGRKKSFRESGLSYVSFLRKSFVSSNSYSLKKGGMSITEADLRPGDIFIQNETGGIGHASMVLDSAENPNGEKFYLIGFSFMPAQEMHIEKAPKKFGTKGWFTYKGFLKHLEEFYPYGVPVLRRFPEK, encoded by the coding sequence ATGAAATTTATATCCGTCCTTTTTCAATCCGGAATTCTTACAGGAACACTTTGGATCGGTGGATTTTTATTCTTAGCAAGTTGTTTGGAGGCGGAGTCGAAATGGGAAAAAATCAGCGACATTGAAACACCGGAAGGTAGTTCCCGGATTTCTTATCCGAAAGAATCTTTTTCGAATTTTGTAAGAAATCTTCCTCTCAAATCGGAACCCACGCTTTGGACCTATCAAAAAGAAAACATAATTCGTCGTTATGATGTGCTTGCGGTTTTGAATGTTCCACTTTTGTTTCGGGACGATCTGGAGCAATGTGCTGATTTCGCAATGCGCATTTGGGCGGAATATCATAAACAAAAAAACTTACTAAATCGTTTTTATCTTTTTGATTATAACGGAAGAAAGAAGTCGTTTCGGGAAAGTGGACTGAGTTATGTTTCCTTTTTGAGAAAGTCATTCGTATCTTCCAATTCTTATTCTCTCAAAAAAGGAGGGATGAGTATTACCGAAGCGGATCTAAGACCCGGAGATATTTTTATTCAAAATGAAACGGGGGGAATCGGACACGCATCAATGGTTTTGGATTCAGCTGAAAACCCAAACGGTGAAAAATTCTATCTAATCGGTTTTAGTTTTATGCCAGCGCAAGAAATGCATATAGAGAAGGCGCCGAAAAAATTCGGCACTAAGGGTTGGTTTACATATAAAGGCTTTTTAAAACATTTAGAAGAATTCTATCCCTATGGCGTCCCTGTTCTCAGAAGATTTCCGGAAAAATAA
- a CDS encoding alkene reductase — MNVESKQAVDLFGSAKLGNLTLQNRIVMAPMTRSRAINNIPNSIMADYYSQRGSAGLIVTEGTSPSANGLGYSRIPGIFSKEQVEGWKLVTKAAHEKAAKIFVQLMHTGRAGNTINLPEGAEVIAPSPIQLKGEIWTDSKGQQPYTVPREMNSNDIKHAISEFAQAAKNAVEAGFDGVELHAANGYLLEQFLNANSNHRTDSYGGSNENRNRFVVEVARAVVDAIGKEKVGIRLSPYGVFNDTGAFDGVEEQYEILSKELNSIGLVYVHIVNHSAMGAPEVPQSVIQKIRKEFKNTLILSGGYDKSRAQSDLEDGKCELIAFGRPFIANPDFVIRLKEDKTIVDADQSTFYTPGAKGYSDYPSLN, encoded by the coding sequence ATGAACGTAGAATCGAAACAGGCTGTGGATCTCTTTGGATCCGCAAAACTCGGAAACCTTACCCTTCAAAATCGGATCGTAATGGCGCCGATGACAAGATCCAGAGCGATCAACAATATCCCTAATTCCATCATGGCTGACTATTATTCCCAGAGAGGAAGTGCAGGCTTGATCGTAACGGAGGGGACTTCTCCCTCTGCAAATGGACTGGGTTATAGCCGAATTCCCGGAATTTTTAGCAAAGAACAAGTCGAAGGCTGGAAGCTGGTTACAAAAGCGGCTCACGAAAAAGCCGCTAAAATTTTTGTCCAGCTGATGCACACCGGACGTGCCGGGAATACTATCAATCTTCCAGAAGGAGCAGAGGTAATTGCTCCATCCCCGATTCAACTCAAAGGCGAGATTTGGACTGACTCAAAAGGGCAACAGCCTTACACAGTGCCTCGCGAAATGAATTCAAACGATATCAAACACGCAATCTCTGAGTTTGCACAAGCGGCAAAGAATGCGGTCGAAGCCGGTTTTGACGGTGTCGAACTTCACGCCGCGAACGGATATCTTTTGGAACAATTCTTAAACGCAAACTCGAATCATAGAACCGATTCTTACGGCGGATCCAACGAAAATCGAAATCGTTTCGTTGTCGAAGTGGCTCGCGCTGTTGTCGATGCAATCGGGAAAGAAAAAGTTGGAATCCGATTGTCTCCGTACGGGGTCTTTAATGATACCGGTGCCTTCGACGGAGTCGAAGAACAATATGAAATTCTTTCTAAAGAGTTGAATTCTATCGGACTCGTTTACGTTCATATCGTAAATCATAGTGCTATGGGTGCGCCTGAAGTGCCTCAAAGCGTGATACAAAAAATTAGAAAAGAATTTAAGAATACTCTAATACTTAGCGGCGGTTATGATAAATCGAGAGCGCAATCGGATTTGGAAGATGGAAAGTGTGAACTCATCGCTTTCGGAAGACCTTTCATCGCGAACCCTGATTTTGTAATTCGATTGAAAGAAGATAAAACGATTGTAGACGCGGATCAAAGTACGTTTTATACTCCGGGCGCAAAGGGATATTCCGATTACCCAAGTTTAAACTAA
- a CDS encoding glycerophosphodiester phosphodiesterase, producing the protein MFLGFKTKVRFFSFTLFSAVFFLYSFSACSSAPIVNKPLDGTLDLQGHRGARGLRPENTWPAFEEAIRQGMTTLELDTVLTKDKKIVIHHDSETNPVICQRKDGTEILSQSLYELTLAELKQLDCGTKKNPKYPEQTPVPGTELITIEEFFSLVAKVEKQSAGKGKLKFNIETKFPNDDKAQLPIEIVKEHVSLLVQSVEKAKVTDRTTIQSFYLKALPIVKEINPKIKTSALFSLTYFQGAMMTFGFGNSTRKNVLEKTLEVKADIISPYFLYVTNEFVHEAHSHKISVIPWTVNERTEMQRLIEAGVDGIITDYPDRLKNVVKQ; encoded by the coding sequence ATGTTCTTAGGATTCAAAACAAAAGTTCGATTCTTTTCATTTACGCTTTTTTCAGCGGTATTCTTTTTATATTCCTTCAGCGCATGTTCGAGCGCTCCGATTGTCAACAAACCGTTGGATGGAACCTTGGATCTGCAAGGACATCGGGGAGCGCGTGGTCTAAGGCCGGAAAATACATGGCCCGCTTTTGAAGAAGCGATTCGACAAGGGATGACTACGTTAGAGTTGGATACGGTTCTTACCAAAGACAAAAAAATCGTCATTCATCATGATTCCGAAACAAACCCTGTCATCTGTCAGAGAAAAGATGGAACCGAAATTCTTTCTCAATCCTTATATGAGCTTACTTTAGCGGAGTTGAAACAACTCGATTGTGGAACCAAAAAAAATCCGAAGTATCCTGAGCAAACTCCTGTTCCTGGAACCGAATTGATAACAATCGAAGAATTTTTTTCCCTCGTCGCAAAAGTCGAAAAACAATCCGCCGGAAAAGGGAAGCTCAAGTTTAACATCGAAACAAAATTCCCGAACGACGATAAGGCGCAGTTGCCTATCGAAATCGTGAAAGAACACGTGAGCCTTTTGGTTCAATCCGTAGAGAAGGCAAAGGTAACGGATCGAACGACGATTCAATCGTTTTATTTGAAAGCGCTTCCGATCGTAAAAGAAATCAATCCTAAGATCAAAACGAGCGCACTTTTCTCTTTGACTTATTTTCAAGGAGCGATGATGACTTTCGGCTTTGGAAATTCTACAAGGAAGAATGTTTTAGAAAAAACTCTCGAGGTCAAAGCGGATATCATCTCTCCTTACTTTCTCTATGTAACGAATGAATTCGTACACGAAGCTCATTCCCATAAAATTTCGGTGATTCCCTGGACGGTCAATGAGCGGACTGAGATGCAACGATTGATCGAAGCGGGTGTGGACGGAATCATTACGGATTACCCGGACCGTTTGAAGAATGTAGTAAAACAATAA
- a CDS encoding TetR/AcrR family transcriptional regulator, translating to MDLLYHEGEESLTIESLCKKLKLTKGSFYHHFKNRESFSQRLLNYWEKHFTDEIIRKAGAESTPQARLKVLRSLTLALPKNTERAIRSWAFRNSKVKKIQERVDSKRIAFLKNAYWELSKDRRQADQKAKLAYAIFVGVEMILPSLDEKEIKKLYFLF from the coding sequence TTGGATCTTCTTTATCACGAAGGAGAAGAGTCTCTTACGATTGAATCCTTATGCAAAAAATTAAAACTTACAAAAGGTTCTTTCTATCATCATTTTAAGAATCGAGAATCTTTTTCGCAACGGTTGTTGAATTACTGGGAAAAACATTTTACGGACGAGATCATTCGGAAGGCGGGAGCAGAATCGACTCCGCAAGCGAGGTTGAAAGTTTTACGATCTCTTACGTTAGCGTTGCCGAAGAATACGGAGCGAGCGATCCGATCCTGGGCGTTTCGAAATTCTAAGGTAAAGAAAATTCAGGAGAGAGTTGATTCAAAAAGAATCGCTTTTTTGAAAAATGCATATTGGGAACTCTCCAAGGACCGTAGGCAGGCGGATCAGAAAGCTAAACTTGCCTACGCGATTTTTGTCGGAGTCGAAATGATTCTACCGAGTTTGGACGAAAAAGAGATTAAGAAACTCTATTTCTTATTTTAA
- a CDS encoding class I SAM-dependent methyltransferase — protein MDFIETFEGDRATQYENKIGKMIPFYSGVAELVASSLIDSIPQGKKILAAGCGTGADFGALMKVAPDRYRITGVDPSPEMIEQAKKKFPNAELICSPVSGLEKSFLFSGATLLFVLHFLPDDGAKLSLLKDISSRLEPDGKFILFDIYDSNEDMDSVFKDVAGYLRTFQGWDDSALETYLNRVKTLNKIPSKRYAELFKEAGFIKWKQIFQAHYVGGWIAFR, from the coding sequence ATGGACTTTATAGAAACGTTCGAAGGTGATAGAGCGACACAATATGAAAATAAAATAGGAAAGATGATTCCGTTTTATTCCGGTGTGGCCGAATTAGTAGCGAGTTCTCTAATCGATTCGATTCCGCAGGGAAAAAAAATTCTGGCGGCGGGTTGCGGGACTGGCGCTGATTTCGGCGCACTCATGAAAGTCGCGCCCGATCGTTACCGAATCACAGGCGTCGATCCTTCTCCGGAAATGATAGAGCAGGCTAAAAAGAAATTTCCAAATGCCGAATTGATCTGTTCTCCGGTTTCTGGTCTCGAAAAAAGTTTCCTTTTTTCAGGCGCGACTCTTTTGTTTGTTCTTCATTTTCTACCGGACGATGGGGCAAAATTATCTCTTCTCAAAGATATTTCCTCTCGTTTGGAACCGGATGGGAAATTTATTCTTTTTGATATTTATGATTCGAACGAGGATATGGATTCCGTCTTTAAAGACGTCGCCGGGTATTTAAGAACTTTTCAGGGATGGGACGATAGCGCGCTGGAAACGTATTTGAATCGAGTCAAAACCTTGAACAAAATTCCTTCAAAACGATACGCCGAACTTTTTAAAGAAGCCGGTTTTATCAAATGGAAACAAATCTTTCAGGCGCATTATGTAGGAGGCTGGATTGCGTTTCGGTAA
- a CDS encoding TetR/AcrR family transcriptional regulator: protein MSKTLGWKKLPEDVRRESILVAAMRCFFSKGFEKTSVQDIADTAGLTKGGIYFHFESKEEIRDTLIREFLNLDRLGFKDPEVVLLPPHLRLKEFLERLANRLTIEGNCSPRLFAEATSNGGIMEKEIVSFYDSLESIFSETIREGQKAGSIINSMSPELLARTILAVFDGLQIQADISPTKRDLQVRGRETLNSFFKNLLLTFDPTCEKTNQI, encoded by the coding sequence ATGTCGAAAACACTTGGATGGAAAAAGCTACCGGAAGACGTTCGTAGGGAATCAATCCTTGTGGCCGCGATGCGTTGTTTCTTCTCTAAGGGATTTGAAAAGACCTCGGTGCAGGACATTGCCGATACGGCGGGCCTCACCAAAGGTGGGATTTACTTTCATTTTGAAAGTAAGGAAGAAATTCGTGATACTTTGATTCGTGAATTTCTGAATTTGGATCGATTAGGTTTCAAAGACCCGGAAGTCGTTCTGCTTCCGCCACATCTTCGTTTAAAAGAATTTTTAGAAAGATTAGCAAACCGACTTACGATCGAGGGAAATTGTTCTCCGCGTTTGTTTGCCGAAGCCACTTCGAACGGCGGAATTATGGAAAAGGAGATCGTTTCTTTTTACGATTCTCTGGAATCTATATTTTCCGAAACGATTCGGGAAGGTCAAAAGGCAGGGAGTATAATAAACTCGATGTCTCCCGAACTTCTCGCGAGAACCATCCTTGCGGTTTTCGACGGATTACAGATTCAAGCGGATATATCTCCCACAAAAAGAGATTTGCAGGTAAGAGGAAGGGAAACTCTCAATTCTTTTTTTAAGAATCTGCTTTTAACCTTTGATCCAACCTGCGAAAAAACGAATCAGATTTAA
- a CDS encoding GlcG/HbpS family heme-binding protein: MYQKFLFFIAVCILLTNSGSVMSQNQPNFPDYGNPIRLEVAKKIVLKAEAEAKKNGWKMVISIVDSGGNLVYLEKIDGTQFGSIDISQGKAKCAVNFRRPTKAMEDSVVAGGMGLRLIGIPGVYPLEGGELILQDGKIIGAIGVSGGTSAQDGQVARAGLEAVKE; this comes from the coding sequence ATGTACCAAAAATTTTTATTTTTCATCGCGGTTTGTATTCTTCTTACAAACTCAGGAAGTGTCATGAGCCAAAACCAACCTAATTTTCCGGATTACGGAAATCCGATTCGTCTCGAAGTAGCGAAAAAAATCGTTCTCAAAGCGGAAGCGGAAGCCAAAAAAAACGGATGGAAGATGGTCATCTCGATCGTGGATTCCGGCGGCAACTTGGTTTATCTTGAAAAAATCGACGGAACCCAATTCGGCTCGATAGACATCTCCCAAGGAAAGGCGAAGTGTGCGGTCAATTTTAGGAGGCCGACGAAGGCGATGGAAGACTCCGTGGTCGCAGGCGGAATGGGCCTTCGTCTGATCGGTATTCCGGGAGTTTATCCTTTGGAAGGAGGAGAGTTGATTCTTCAGGATGGAAAGATCATCGGTGCGATCGGAGTTTCCGGAGGCACTTCAGCCCAAGACGGTCAAGTCGCGAGAGCCGGATTGGAAGCCGTTAAAGAATAA
- a CDS encoding LA_3696 family protein — MDFIQKLPRKLEDVLGTEGLDQFVDFLNSAFVASRAQILETSADRFELRVSTDISKIKIDLTAFKADMKNDFLEFKILIQSENAKFRSEIRMDIADFNSEIRKEIKELREETNQSRLEIFKSIGEIHKAIAVQTRWMFGAILGSAGLALAIEKILHSFPL; from the coding sequence ATGGATTTCATTCAAAAACTTCCCAGAAAATTGGAAGACGTTCTTGGTACGGAAGGTCTCGATCAATTCGTGGATTTTCTAAACTCTGCCTTTGTTGCTTCTCGAGCACAAATTCTGGAGACTTCTGCCGATCGCTTTGAACTTCGCGTATCCACCGATATATCGAAAATTAAAATCGATCTTACAGCCTTTAAAGCGGACATGAAGAATGATTTTTTAGAGTTCAAGATACTTATCCAATCGGAGAACGCTAAATTTCGATCCGAGATCCGAATGGATATCGCCGATTTTAATTCGGAAATCAGAAAAGAAATCAAGGAACTTCGGGAAGAGACGAATCAATCCCGATTGGAAATTTTTAAGTCCATTGGAGAAATTCACAAGGCAATTGCGGTACAAACCCGCTGGATGTTCGGAGCGATTCTGGGATCGGCAGGATTAGCACTCGCGATAGAAAAGATATTACATTCCTTCCCTTTATAA
- a CDS encoding DinB family protein encodes MFHQNFQNLAGYNLWMNERIFEATEKLPVSIRTLDQKAYFGSIEGTLNHILWGDKIWLSRFLKGGYSFGILTEDTISGVEGQASNHRHEIETNFDHLRKERMKVDHDLVRWIRDGFSETDFFKNLEYQNTKGLSQSTPIFSVLTHLFNHQTHHRGQITTLLFQNGIDPGITDLIYYLRLTAK; translated from the coding sequence GTGTTTCATCAAAACTTTCAAAACCTTGCCGGTTATAATCTTTGGATGAATGAACGGATCTTTGAAGCGACGGAAAAACTGCCTGTGTCGATCCGAACCTTGGATCAAAAGGCGTACTTCGGATCCATAGAAGGAACTCTCAATCATATTCTTTGGGGAGATAAGATTTGGTTGTCTCGATTTCTGAAAGGGGGTTACTCCTTCGGCATTCTCACGGAAGATACGATTTCAGGCGTGGAAGGGCAGGCATCGAATCATCGTCACGAAATAGAAACGAACTTCGATCACTTGAGAAAGGAACGAATGAAAGTGGATCACGATTTGGTTCGTTGGATTCGGGATGGCTTTTCGGAAACCGATTTCTTTAAGAATTTGGAATACCAAAACACGAAAGGGCTCTCGCAGTCGACTCCGATCTTTTCGGTGTTGACCCATCTTTTCAATCACCAAACGCATCATAGGGGACAAATTACAACGCTGTTATTTCAGAACGGAATCGATCCGGGAATAACGGATTTGATCTATTACTTACGATTAACCGCAAAATGA